In Glycine max cultivar Williams 82 chromosome 10, Glycine_max_v4.0, whole genome shotgun sequence, the DNA window TTTAAGACATTATAGTATACTTCCCATTTTAGTTCACGTTTTTACATCACCCtggatttgattttgttttgaacCAAATAATTGGTAAACATTGCAGTGTTAAAATTGAATGtgcaattttttctttaaaaaaaatgttcctTTATGTAAATGGATTCCGCTCCTTTAGAATAAGGAAAATGCTTAAAAATACTTGTATATAATAATAGAGTGCAGTTATAGttactaatttaaaaatcaacattTGAGTTGATCTGCACTCATGATGAAACAATAAATTggaattttttatatacaagtattataaaatataaacacatgttaaaaaaaattaatttcattaaaatgtatatatttcatACAAAATGTTTTTCTTACTCAAAAATGCATACAAAAGCAAAATATTACCAAATATTACATGTGAATAGATGTTTAATGTTTTGGATCGGTCATAATTACGCACTTAATTTATGATTCAATGAGTTAGGGACTAAAGACAAAAAAAGAgtcaatttatttaaacttatttgttaaaaaaaataaaaataagtatttttctatgtttttagtgtattaatctaaaattcttttaaaaaaaaaactgacaaGATTAAAGTTTTTTTGCCCCGTCAGTCAGTGAACCTAGTGTCTTCACCCCTATAATAGTCCTTAGGATCATGTCTACTTTGTCAATCAAAGTGGCACTACCTCATTCAACGAAAAATCCACTATCCTTTTTATCTTTGTCTATTTTTTGTAttgacaaattttaatttttagtttgttaGCAAGAGGAATTactcaatcaatcaataattttttgttagtagAAGGGATTGAACCTACAACCTTctctttttatctttctctatATGTTTAATACTATGATCACCTATTTCTGTAAATCTATCATTCTCATCTTtacttttaaattgaatttgaatatttttttaaaaaatatattaagtagTAAAAAGTAACTTGTATcgcaatttaaattatttattataaatctaaaatataatttataagtttaaaaatattttctattattaattttagttataaaataatttatttattcaataatatttatttcttatatattttacttatataaaaataatattgaatatgTACATTGTATAAGTTATAATACTAGTTGATTAGGTAACATGATAGGAAATTCCTATCGAACTCAGTATATTTTGCAgcaaagaaaagacaaaaacaacaacaaagggCTAAAGCCCCCAAGCTAGAGAAACTGTGTGAGctccaattacaatttaaataaaacccTACTATTCCCAATATTCCTTTATTCTCTTATATAATAGATTCCACTATGAAACTAACATGGTGAAGGTTGGTAAATAATCTTGTGCCTTTAAGTATAGGATCTTATGTTAGATTCTTGATTcttacatattaaattaatctCAGGATTAATTATTGACTTTTGACCATGAATACAAGAGTATAATAGATTTGACCATCTTCTTTCTCCCGTAACTAAGCATAAGGAGGAGTTAAGGCCCTCTATGTTTGGGCCTTTAATAGGCTTCTCTCTATTGGACCGCTGCTTGAGACCCATAGGACTCGGGTTCCTATCATAACACATAAAAGTTATAATCAGGATGAACAGTATTAATAAGTATCCTATGCATTTTACAATTTATTgggtaaatatttaaaatataaattaaaaatatttaaggaaaaacattgacaagcaaaagaaaaataaacgtaatttatttaaataaataagtaaaaatatgtaaataactttaatttacGAGgacaatgataaaattaaaaagaactaCTTTGATAGCATGAATAATTAGAGTTTGAAGCCTATGGTGCATATTAATGGTGTGTTTTTAGGAGCTGTACATTCCATGGAAAGGCACCAAATGCCATGGCCTCCCATGATGGGGAAGAACGTAGAGTTTTGAACATTAGAGAGATGAATGAGGAGTAATATAGTAATACACTCCCTAATACAGTTTTTTTTCCATACATATTCTCTTGTTCAAAATGTATTCAAAACTATAAAACTATGAATAAACTTCATTAAGTAAGAGTAAGACctacaaaatttaatgatttcCAACAAATTTTAGATAATAGTAGAGAGTGTGTAGGCATTATTCCTGAAGAATACTTGTGGAAGTTAACAGCGGGGTTTAAGAATTTGATAGTATAAGTGACTTGTTGCAGCAGCTTGAATTCAACACCtccagtttaaaaaaaaatgcttgggatAAGACCTTTGGTCTTCCTTCCAGATTGGAGATGGTTAAAGACTGACAAggattctttaaattttaataaggaCAGATTTGAGAATATTTTTGGTCCGAAGCATTTGTTGGAAGCTAGAATCAAAGGTAATAGCAATTGGACCTTTATTCAAAGTAACTTCATTATTGAGAGACTGAGAGAGGTACATTAGATAATGTGATTATTGATCGGGAGGGctgtgccaaaaaaaaaaattataaggtgGAGTTGGTTAACTTTATGCTCCCAAAAGAAAAAGTAggattggaattttttttatttaatattgattCGGAGAAAAATTACAATAGAAATAAGATCGACTGAAGAGAAAGTGAAACCTGaagtaaaaattgaaaaaaaatcttttatattttaaaaacgaGAGTGATATATGAAACCTTTTAGTCAATGTGTGAgacttttactttaaaaattaataatagataCTTTTTATTAGTGagcttcaaatttaaattttaattactttattctTAGACTAATTCTTTTGGTAGAGATTTTCTTAGACTTACTTTGATAAAGTTTAGCTTTCcattttctcttaattattattcaCTTTGACTCTCTTATCCATTGGTGATGCCAATCTATACTCTTTGTGGTAAGATTATGATAAGTAACTTGATTGATGAATTTCgctttatgttttcatgttcTTGAGACATGTTTAATGATGGGAAAGGaggttgaatattttttttatgatgatcATATTCACAATCACACCTTTACCTTCCATATAAAGGACTGGATAAGCGGATAACTATATATATGCAGGGGTTAGATTTTTCTCGAGATTGGAACATCATTTAGCTAAGAATGACTCTCATTTCATGCTTTGGGAAAATTGTCCATCTAGTATTCACCTTAATTTACTGTCTGTTTAGATTTGGTATAGTTTATATCAGGGAGTagaatgttttgtttgttttatatctacaacattaaaaaatggtattttgaaatataattattctaaGAAATCTAATatttaaagagaaaacaaaagaatattttaactTGTAAATTAGAAAATTCGCTACTATATCATAAATTTGAGTATTCATTTTGGATAGTGAGACTCTCTATTTTCTTACTTTCTTTTCTCCTTACACGTTGATCTATACACATAGTATATTATGAGaatgagattaattttttaaggttttaattttttttaaatcgttattatgatattttattgactataaatttaaatttacatataaaataaattatatttaattataacaattaaattttaaattaaattgtattaattattgttattatggaTATACTATTATCTTCAAATccaaattaaattctattttatgttaagttttgataaaatttattgttgtaaaatattatttctattatattaatttgattcattaaaagaatataataaagtaattttaatttatgcaattaaatggttgtatataaaaaatatttaccctGTATATTTACAAATGCTAAAAATGCtattagttaataatttgatttttaaaaaaatgaaaaatacaaaattaatggcAAGgtcttgaagaagaaaaaatgttctCACTCTCAAGAGTGATCATAACTTATTttattgcataaaaaattaaaaatgaaatatcgGCCCACCCAATAGAAACAGCATCCGCAAACCCATTCTGAATTTTCAAACCATCAATTGTATGgagatgctaggtgcacccaatattttttaaaaatgtcaaaattatTCCTGTGCTTTTTACGTATTTGTGCTGGGTGTGCGTGACCGTAGaaggcttacggatcaacttgatctgtaagcCTTTTACGGATCAAGGGTATTtcagttcttcttcttcttctttccagTGGTTCAGGAACTCTTCTTCGTCACTGTGGTTGAAAAAATCGAAGCCTTTCTCTTTGCAATAAAGTGAAATGCATCAgagaaattcaattcaattcaatttaatgGATGCGAATCGCGAGCAAATTGTTGTTGACGTTGGATCGATGGTGGAAGTCGTTTCTGCTGACGACGGTCACGCTCCTCTCTACAGCATCGAAAGTCTCTGCATGTGTTGCCATGAAAACGTAAAATTTTTTCTCCTTTAACgctttttcaattaattcattgTGTCaggttcttcttctttttcacgCACTTCCTACGTTTTGTAACTAAGCTattcaattttccatttttttttactcttacaTATTCATTAATTGAGTCAGTGAACGTTAGTATGAAGTTTATGCATTgctatttgttttcttctcctCCTTCTGCGTTTAATTGGTATTCAATTtgtttttactctttttatttCTGCATCTTTATTACTCAGCGGTGATCGTTATTATGAAGCTTATATATTGCACTTTGTTTCCTTCCTCTTCTACATTTAATTTGTATTCAATGCACCATTTTTTTaactcttctttttccttcctaATTGCTCCCTCAATGTTgagctttgttttttttcttccaaagtcAAATGCATTTAATTCGTATTcaatacttgattttttttactcttcttTCTTAATTTACTCCGTGAATGTTTCTCAAATTTATTGagctgtctttttttttcttccaaagtcAATGCATTTGTATTCCATACTCAATTTTATCTACTTTGttctgtcttagaatgtgacccaaaagaaaaaattaccaTTTCTGCGATGGTTCAGGTCAAACCTGTCGTAGAAAAGAACACAATCTAAGACGGTCACATATACAGCACACCCTGTCGTAAATGTGTTGTATTCTGAGATGGGTCTGTGTACGTGACCGTCGTAGAATGGGATTCATTCTATGACAGATCTGTTTACGTGACCATCGGAGAANNNNNNNNNNNNNNNNNNNNNNNNNNNNNNNNNNNNNNNNNNNNNNNNNNNNNNNNNNNNNNNNNNNNNNNNNNNNNNNNNNNNNNNNNNNNNNNNNNNNGCCTACGGGCTACGGCACCTTATCCTTAtcgttatttttgttaaaactcaaaaaataatttatgagcGGGTTGCCTTATATTAATCCAATTCGTAATAGATAAGTTGCTAGAGATAAACAAAAGAATTAATGTATGAAAAGTTTAATTGGAGCCTAAAATAGTTAAAGTGAAATGGTTGAAATAGAGTAGATTACAGTGAGTGCTTATCTGTTATTGATACTGTCAAAAGACAGAAACTCACAACCTCAAATTATGAAATGCATCTTAGACGTTGCTTTATCATACATCAttactaaaaaaagtaaaagcaaaataCTTAATATGAGCAGAGAATAAAATAAGCTGATTTCAGAGAACTGGACCAACCAAAAAACGTAACCACTTCCATCATTTTAACGCTTGAAAGACTTGATGAAAACGAAAATTTGGCAACCATAACAGGtaccttaataaaaaaaacaaaaattaaaaacacatcgATAATTTTTTTCCCTGTTAAGATGACAAGATGTCGACAATTTTCTTCCCATTTTGTTTCCCCACCTTGCATGCAGTAGCGAGTGAAGTAATGAAAAATAAGCCAAAATGGTAGAAGTCAGTTTCCATCTAACCatctttttcctttgattttttgttgcaaTTACATATAGTAACTCTAACCCTATGTGTATATAACATTACAAGGAAATAAAATCTGCAGTGAGGATTGGTACACGGAGACAGCAGTCTTGTGGCGAGGAACTTCCTATGGTAATCCTTTGATCTACAGCATGAACTGCTTCACAAATCAAAACAGCCCAAGGAACACTGCTTATGTTAATGCGTAGTGAAAGGCAAAATGCTACAAGTATATCTTGCGAATCCCTTCTTGAGTAGTGCCAACTGGTTTGTTGGATAATCTACGCTTATACCGTTTGAGAACAGATGCCAAATTCTCCTTTCCCTTTGGGAAGGCTACGTCACCAGCAGCGGTTCCTGTGCGACCTTTCCGGCTGGAGATTGCTATCTCCACATCCTTGACCATCTCAAACACCACTGATGCAGTTGTGCATTTTCCACGGCCCGGTTTTGACGCAGGGGGCAGCATCCCATTGGAAGGAGGCGAGCTTGACTTCTGCTGGTAAGTCATGGGAACTTGAAGGCAAAAGCATGGGGTCATGGGACTACGAGGCTTGGAGAAAGCCAGATCAATGATGCCCTGTTCATAAAGGCGAGAAATTGACAAATAAGACCAATGAAATGTAGAGAACTAAAGAGAGTAGCCTTGACTAGGAAAGGAATGGTTGTATCCTTTACAGCAGATTATGACATGCAACCAACAATGCCTACATTATAGTGCCTACTTAATGGATGAGTTCTATGTTGATGAGTGATGAATGCATACAAATATCACTTTGGAACAACATCTCCAAGTGAACAACAACCAAAGGAAATACCCCacttaagagaaaaaatatttagttctCCATGAGGCATGAAACAGACTATCTCCACAAATAGCATCTACTTTTAGACTGGTGAGTGCTTTGTGAAAAGAGCAGCTAAAACTCAAACTTCAAGATTACTAAAATTTACCTGGAGGCGATTGAGTACATAAGTGTACTTCCCCCACAGCTCTGGTCGGCTCTCCATTAGGGAGAGGTCCAGAACACGTTTGATACACCACACTCCAAAGCTTATTATTATATCTGCTCTCCAAACACATCCTTCCCCACAGTTAGGGATTGAGGTTACAGAAAAACTAGACCAATTTGCCTCATTATTCTTCATTGAAGAACAAGCCTTCCCATCAGAAGAAAGATATCGAGTTTCTCCCATATGATTGCGGTTCATCTCTGTGGTTTCAATTTCATAAACAAATTTCTCCCTTGCAGCAACACGGTCAATCAGATCTTCATCAGCCCCATCATTCTGTTTAAACAACCAATCAGACCCTTCCAATTTTAAGAGTTTCAAAATACATTGTCTAAAAGATTGAAGAAGCTTGCCATCAATATCCACAACTGAAGTAATTTCATGAGTAGTTGCACTAGGCCTATTTCCAACATCTTCTGTTGCAGCATTATGAATTTTATCATCCACCCCAAACTGCTCAAAAGGCTGTCTGGACCAGAGGGATCCAGTGCCAAAACCAGAACTCAACTGAGAAGAAAGTACACCACCGTAGACTTTTGATGGAGAGAGTACATCAAAGGCTAAAGGAGCTCCTGTACTTGATCCAGAATTTGAATATAATGACGGTTCATAATGAGTCCTACTTGCAGAAGATCTATATCCACCAACAGAATCATCCCATGGAGCACTTTTATCAGACAGGTAAACATCCCTGTGAGGGATGGCATATCCTGAAATGTCTGGCAAGCTGTGGAACTTCTTAGCATAGACTGAACTGACTGTACTATCCACAGGTCCGGAAGGGCGAGAATCATAATAGGACCTCTCAGATGGCAATTGGCTATTCTTAGAGACAGCAATGTTCGGGAATCCTGGGGGTTGGCTTAAACCAGAACCGTTTTGCAACTTTTTACCCAAAGCAAATGCAATAGAATTCCTGTAGTTGTTTGTATTACCCATGGAAGGGGATTCCCTCAGACCATTTAATTTATCAGAATTTGTGTCTTTACCAACTTGATTAATATATGATGAAACCTGATAACCATGTATGGTAGCTGGCTGATAATCCCAGGCTGCAGATGTAGGTAGATTGTGCACACTAAAATAGCGCCTttcaccagcatcaaggagatTGCGGCTGGAGGTCTGAACATATTCATCCATAAACTGGACAGGATTTGCCTGCAGTGAGGAAGAACTCCTTTGAGGCCCAAAGGAAGCCTCTAAATTACTTTGCATCCTATTCAGCCTGGGAGATTCATATGGAGCAGAGTTCATTAAAGTATCTGGAGCTCTACTTCCTACAGATTTGAAGTATTCATAACATGCCTTACATGAATCCATTTTTTGCAAAGAACCAGTGAGTGTTGAATCTACTCCCAGTAAAACATCAAGTTTCTTGGCCTTAGCTTCCTGGGTAAATTGACCATGGAAATGAAAAAGTTGTCCCCAGAATTCATCAAGAATAGCAGCTAGTTGACGTCTTGCACCGCGCCCTAAACCTGCTAATCTTGAAAGACTTCCAATGCTATTCCCTCCATCATCACTTTTCCCACTAAGGCTCCTGAATGATGCTGGGCCATCTGATGCTGAAGATGGGGCTAGTGAGACCACTTTTGGTATTTCTTCAGTTTCCCATGAATCTCCATAATCATCATCCCTTTCGGCATTTGAATCTCCCTCAACTTCTACAGTTTTCTCAACAGGGGCAGTAGTTTCTGTTTTCAAAGTTTTGGAATCTCCCAATATAATATCAGAAGTCTCATTACTTACAGCTGGTACTGCCTCTGATTCTGAAGTGGAAGCTGATTCCTTAACAACAGAAGTTGGGGAGAAAGGAAATGATGTAAATGGATGAGTCTCCCTTACAGTAGTCACAGGAACATCAGGCTCCATGATAGTTTCAGGTAGATCATGATGAAAACTTGCAATTGGTACATCTGAGTATTCCAGGGTCCTTGCTAGAACTGGTGATGGTTCCTTCACCTGAACTGATGCATCTCCATGATATCTTGTTTCTTTTAAATCTGTTTCCTCGTTATCAATCCGTGACTTTGGTATGGCTTGTGGCATGTCCCAGTTCCATGCCTGATCATCCAATTGAACACTTGCAGATTTTAAAGGTGTGGCAGCTAACCAAAGCATCAGACAGAAAGATGCAAAAGCAGTGCACAGAAGGACCAAATAAGAGAGAGACACACCAGTCTCCACATTCCATCTCAAATTGCCCACCCAATCACTACTGCCAAATACCATTTCTACAACAAAGACAATATTCAAGCCAAGCATCCCAATGAATATGATCAATGCCAAAAATTCCACAAATTGAGGGATCTTGTGTACCCCCATTATTGATCTAGATGAGGCGATCCGAAAAAGGGGGATCACAGAAGAAGGAAGTTGCAGAGCTACCACAATCTGAGTGAATATAAGTAGTTGATACATCCCTTCAGCTCCTGAATTCCAAACGCAATAAAGGGCAGGCAGAACAGCAATTACTCTAATTGTAGCATAATGAAGCCAACCCGGAATAtccaattttaagaaatttcgCACTACTACTTCTCCACCGAAACTCCAAGTTAATGCTGTggtttgatttgaaaaaaacaGAATGAGTAAAAAAGCAAGCATGGCTATTGGACTACGCAACACCTGCAATAAGAATCTTAGAATTAGTTTTGTTAGGAATGTTTAAGACAGATGTGGCTTTGTAAGTTGTAAATAAATATCTAGATGTAGATCAATCATGGGCAGAAAGGAGACCTGTTCCATTGGCGATAATGCGTCCTGAAAAGTAGTCAAAACAAGACCCATACTGTAGAACTCATTTGCTGCAGCATTCATCAGCACATTATTGACCAAATAAAGGCCACTGAAGACACACATGATGGCCAAAAAATGGTTATGACACAAAGCATCCTTAGAAATGGTAGTTGATCCCTGATGCCACTGCAGAAAAAGTAAACCAAGTCTCAGATTGACAAAACAGAAATGAATATGAAATGGTACACTATATGCAGTCCTTTACAAAAAAATGCAAGAAAGTAATCAGATCAGACAAGCTTAAGCAATATATTTTCATGCAAGGGTTCCTAAGACTGGACTAGACTGACCAAATATAACCTCACTTAGCCGTGTCTGAGGAAAGGATTGTGATCATGACCTCCCCACTCAGACATTTATACAGGGGTAGTCTTAATGATGGTTCGAACACAAGACTAAATTAGAGAGATTGCTGAAATTCTAGTGGGACATTGAATGAGTAAATTGTATATTCATGATGATCACCCCATAGGACATTCTTTAATCAGACACGGGTGGTGCAGCTAGCAGCTTAATTACAGTCAAGATGTCCTCAGAGATCATAGGCTGAGATATTCTCACATGTACAGAACTGAGGTATTCCTGCTTGGTACAAAGCCCCCTAATCCCTAGCTTTTAAGAAACATTGGGGCTTATAAACTGAGGTTTTAGAAGAGGTATTCCCGGATGGTACACAGCTCCATAAACACTACATATGCATAAGCAGCAGTATCTAAGTGTAACATGAAATCTTCTAAGTTTTTTAAAGTGAACCACccaataatatcattttatggTTCCAGAAACAATCCTGGGCACATGATTTCTGGagaattttaaagtaaaacaaGGCAAAGAACAAAACTTCTATTAGCTTATTAAGCTATTctcaatttttataatgaaGAGATTATTTTTACACTATTGACCTCATACTTAAGAATAAACctataaaatacattgtgtttTCTGAAATGCCCCCAAAGTTCCTCATTGTTGGACCATAAATTTGTTTCATCAAGCTTTTTGTTTTAGGGTCTTAGTCTTAGAAGTTAGAGCAGAATcagaaaattatcaaaaaaaaaagggaaatgcATTCTGAGAACAAGAATCAATTATATTAGTAGTTTGAATAGCGCAAAGGGCATCACCATGTGACAATCAATTCAAGAGCCTATTAACGAATGTTACATTTCCCCAACAAAAATATCTGGCGATAAAGTGTTAGTTTTTCCCTCTAGTTTTTGCATGACACCCAATTATAAAACAGTTCCTGATTTTTACCCACCAATAAGCAAACTTTCCCAAGCATGTAATATCTAATTACCAATCCATATCCCAAAGCACTAGCATAGTTGGTCCTTCCTTTTACAACTCTACTTGCAAGACTAACTTTAACCAATAGGAAATTCATGTTTTGGTTTAGAGTCTTTAGACCATTATCAGATGTAGGCAAAAATGATACtgtgattacttattttatgatGAGCACTAAAATCATGTTTTGGTTTAGAGTCTTTAGACCATTCAAATTagcaagaaatgcaaacatTGGCAAAATAATATTCAACAGATTATCAGATAAAAGTAACActctgatttggataaaatagctgtaaaaaaataaagcaaaataaaaaaattcgaCACACAAAGATTTGGA includes these proteins:
- the LOC100781309 gene encoding ethylene-insensitive protein 2 isoform X1, with the translated sequence MTCKLPNPGGTSRRGRMEAETLNANHPPGFLHRSLPAVVPMLLISIGYVDPGKWVAIAEGGARFGFDLMAFTLIFNLAAIFCQYIAAKIGVITGKDLAQICSDEYDNWTCMLLGVQAELSVIMLDLNMILGMAHGLNILFGWDLFTCVFLTATGAVFHLLLFVILDIEKAKILGLFVSGFVFLSFVLGTLINQPDIPLSINGILTKLNGESAFVLMSLLGAILVPHNFYLHSSIVQWHQGSTTISKDALCHNHFLAIMCVFSGLYLVNNVLMNAAANEFYSMGLVLTTFQDALSPMEQVLRSPIAMLAFLLILFFSNQTTALTWSFGGEVVVRNFLKLDIPGWLHYATIRVIAVLPALYCVWNSGAEGMYQLLIFTQIVVALQLPSSVIPLFRIASSRSIMGVHKIPQFVEFLALIIFIGMLGLNIVFVVEMVFGSSDWVGNLRWNVETGVSLSYLVLLCTAFASFCLMLWLAATPLKSASVQLDDQAWNWDMPQAIPKSRIDNEETDLKETRYHGDASVQVKEPSPVLARTLEYSDVPIASFHHDLPETIMEPDVPVTTVRETHPFTSFPFSPTSVVKESASTSESEAVPAVSNETSDIILGDSKTLKTETTAPVEKTVEVEGDSNAERDDDYGDSWETEEIPKVVSLAPSSASDGPASFRSLSGKSDDGGNSIGSLSRLAGLGRGARRQLAAILDEFWGQLFHFHGQFTQEAKAKKLDVLLGVDSTLTGSLQKMDSCKACYEYFKSVGSRAPDTLMNSAPYESPRLNRMQSNLEASFGPQRSSSSLQANPVQFMDEYVQTSSRNLLDAGERRYFSVHNLPTSAAWDYQPATIHGYQVSSYINQVGKDTNSDKLNGLRESPSMGNTNNYRNSIAFALGKKLQNGSGLSQPPGFPNIAVSKNSQLPSERSYYDSRPSGPVDSTVSSVYAKKFHSLPDISGYAIPHRDVYLSDKSAPWDDSVGGYRSSASRTHYEPSLYSNSGSSTGAPLAFDVLSPSKVYGGVLSSQLSSGFGTGSLWSRQPFEQFGVDDKIHNAATEDVGNRPSATTHEITSVVDIDGKLLQSFRQCILKLLKLEGSDWLFKQNDGADEDLIDRVAAREKFVYEIETTEMNRNHMGETRYLSSDGKACSSMKNNEANWSSFSVTSIPNCGEGCVWRADIIISFGVWCIKRVLDLSLMESRPELWGKYTYVLNRLQGIIDLAFSKPRSPMTPCFCLQVPMTYQQKSSSPPSNGMLPPASKPGRGKCTTASVVFEMVKDVEIAISSRKGRTGTAAGDVAFPKGKENLASVLKRYKRRLSNKPVGTTQEGIRKIYL
- the LOC100781309 gene encoding ethylene-insensitive protein 2 isoform X2, producing MEAETLNANHPPGFLHRSLPAVVPMLLISIGYVDPGKWVAIAEGGARFGFDLMAFTLIFNLAAIFCQYIAAKIGVITGKDLAQICSDEYDNWTCMLLGVQAELSVIMLDLNMILGMAHGLNILFGWDLFTCVFLTATGAVFHLLLFVILDIEKAKILGLFVSGFVFLSFVLGTLINQPDIPLSINGILTKLNGESAFVLMSLLGAILVPHNFYLHSSIVQWHQGSTTISKDALCHNHFLAIMCVFSGLYLVNNVLMNAAANEFYSMGLVLTTFQDALSPMEQVLRSPIAMLAFLLILFFSNQTTALTWSFGGEVVVRNFLKLDIPGWLHYATIRVIAVLPALYCVWNSGAEGMYQLLIFTQIVVALQLPSSVIPLFRIASSRSIMGVHKIPQFVEFLALIIFIGMLGLNIVFVVEMVFGSSDWVGNLRWNVETGVSLSYLVLLCTAFASFCLMLWLAATPLKSASVQLDDQAWNWDMPQAIPKSRIDNEETDLKETRYHGDASVQVKEPSPVLARTLEYSDVPIASFHHDLPETIMEPDVPVTTVRETHPFTSFPFSPTSVVKESASTSESEAVPAVSNETSDIILGDSKTLKTETTAPVEKTVEVEGDSNAERDDDYGDSWETEEIPKVVSLAPSSASDGPASFRSLSGKSDDGGNSIGSLSRLAGLGRGARRQLAAILDEFWGQLFHFHGQFTQEAKAKKLDVLLGVDSTLTGSLQKMDSCKACYEYFKSVGSRAPDTLMNSAPYESPRLNRMQSNLEASFGPQRSSSSLQANPVQFMDEYVQTSSRNLLDAGERRYFSVHNLPTSAAWDYQPATIHGYQVSSYINQVGKDTNSDKLNGLRESPSMGNTNNYRNSIAFALGKKLQNGSGLSQPPGFPNIAVSKNSQLPSERSYYDSRPSGPVDSTVSSVYAKKFHSLPDISGYAIPHRDVYLSDKSAPWDDSVGGYRSSASRTHYEPSLYSNSGSSTGAPLAFDVLSPSKVYGGVLSSQLSSGFGTGSLWSRQPFEQFGVDDKIHNAATEDVGNRPSATTHEITSVVDIDGKLLQSFRQCILKLLKLEGSDWLFKQNDGADEDLIDRVAAREKFVYEIETTEMNRNHMGETRYLSSDGKACSSMKNNEANWSSFSVTSIPNCGEGCVWRADIIISFGVWCIKRVLDLSLMESRPELWGKYTYVLNRLQGIIDLAFSKPRSPMTPCFCLQVPMTYQQKSSSPPSNGMLPPASKPGRGKCTTASVVFEMVKDVEIAISSRKGRTGTAAGDVAFPKGKENLASVLKRYKRRLSNKPVGTTQEGIRKIYL